In Phreatobacter aquaticus, a single genomic region encodes these proteins:
- a CDS encoding sensor histidine kinase, which produces MADEMDGKRQRTAWGSLALALAGLAVATALVLWRGLDWPSAIAACGSLVVAAITLLGPGGKHPMGAAEGVARRGTPLTDLTIEGLITALPAPAILLDARLIVRSHNARAHELIPGLRRGEPLTLGLRAPEVVEAVRAALATNTIQEVDYAERVPVMRWFRAEVTPVAITARGRDEAIPDFVLVSLRDLSESRRLERLRADFVANASHELRTPLASVLGFIETIQGPAKNDPPAIARFLEIMLAQARRMSRLIDDLLSLSRVELNEHVRPTDRIDLVPLIGHVRETLGPSAASQGVSVSLDCQEPSLMVAGDRDELIRLFENLTQNAIKYGAEGKKVEIAVTRDRSNPDREEAVVAVRDHGPGIPPEHLPRLTERFYRVDVVSSREKGGTGLGLALVKHIVNRHRGRLTIESPPGEGATFTVRLEAVASTESAA; this is translated from the coding sequence ATGGCGGATGAGATGGATGGCAAGCGGCAAAGGACAGCATGGGGCAGTCTGGCACTGGCCTTGGCCGGTCTTGCTGTCGCTACCGCGCTGGTTCTCTGGCGCGGGCTCGACTGGCCGAGCGCCATCGCCGCCTGCGGGTCACTGGTGGTCGCGGCCATTACGCTGCTCGGGCCCGGCGGAAAGCATCCGATGGGCGCCGCGGAGGGAGTGGCCCGTCGCGGCACGCCCCTGACCGATCTCACCATCGAGGGCCTGATCACCGCCCTGCCCGCCCCGGCCATCCTGCTCGATGCCCGGCTGATCGTGCGCAGCCACAATGCCCGCGCGCACGAGCTGATCCCGGGCTTGAGGCGCGGCGAGCCTCTCACCCTTGGACTGCGTGCCCCGGAGGTCGTGGAAGCGGTGCGCGCGGCGCTCGCCACCAACACGATCCAGGAAGTCGACTATGCCGAGCGTGTGCCGGTGATGCGCTGGTTCCGCGCGGAGGTCACTCCGGTTGCCATCACCGCGCGCGGCCGTGACGAGGCGATCCCGGATTTCGTTCTGGTGTCGCTGCGCGACCTGTCGGAATCGCGCCGGCTGGAACGACTGCGCGCCGATTTCGTCGCCAATGCCAGCCACGAACTGCGCACGCCGCTGGCCTCCGTGCTCGGCTTCATCGAGACCATCCAGGGGCCGGCCAAGAACGATCCGCCGGCGATCGCACGCTTTCTCGAGATCATGCTGGCCCAGGCGCGGCGCATGTCACGGCTGATCGACGATCTCCTCTCGCTGTCGCGCGTCGAGCTCAACGAGCACGTCCGGCCGACCGACCGGATCGACCTCGTACCGCTGATCGGCCATGTCCGCGAGACGCTGGGCCCGTCCGCGGCCTCGCAAGGCGTGTCGGTCAGCCTCGATTGCCAGGAGCCGTCGCTGATGGTCGCGGGGGACCGCGACGAACTGATCCGGCTGTTCGAGAACCTGACCCAGAACGCCATCAAATATGGCGCCGAGGGCAAGAAGGTCGAGATCGCGGTCACGCGCGATCGATCCAACCCGGACCGCGAGGAAGCCGTGGTAGCGGTGCGCGACCACGGGCCGGGGATCCCGCCGGAGCACCTTCCGCGCCTGACGGAGCGGTTCTACCGGGTGGATGTCGTGTCGAGCCGGGAAAAGGGCGGCACCGGCCTCGGGCTCGCGCTGGTCAAGCATATCGTCAACCGCCATCGCGGCCGGCTGACCATCGAGAGCCCGCCGGGAGAAGGTGCGACCTTCACGGTCAGGCTGGAAGCGGTTGCGTCAACCGAATCAGCCGCCTAG
- the phoU gene encoding phosphate signaling complex protein PhoU: MNEHIVSAFENELRGLSQRVAEMGGLVEKQIVGAIDSLIRADVPLAEEVRRADPAIDAMQREIEETGILIIARRQPMAVDLREVVGALRIAADLERVGDLAKSVAKRAIAINGQVSLPKVTGGFDAMARLALERVKRVLDAYAHRDVAAALEVWKADGDIDALYNSLFRELLTYMLEDPRNIGSCTHLLFCAKNLERIGDHATNIAETIHYIVTGTALAEERPKLDTTIFGAGN; encoded by the coding sequence ATGAACGAGCATATCGTCAGCGCCTTTGAGAACGAATTGAGGGGCTTGTCGCAGCGCGTCGCCGAAATGGGCGGCCTCGTCGAGAAGCAGATCGTCGGCGCGATCGACAGCCTGATCCGGGCCGATGTGCCGCTCGCCGAGGAAGTTCGCCGCGCCGATCCCGCCATCGATGCCATGCAGCGCGAGATCGAAGAGACCGGCATCCTGATCATCGCGCGCCGCCAGCCAATGGCGGTGGATCTGCGCGAGGTCGTCGGTGCCCTGCGCATTGCCGCCGATCTCGAGCGGGTCGGCGATCTCGCCAAGAGCGTCGCCAAACGCGCCATCGCCATCAATGGCCAGGTGTCGCTGCCCAAGGTGACCGGCGGGTTCGACGCCATGGCCCGCCTGGCACTGGAGCGCGTGAAGCGCGTGCTCGATGCCTATGCCCATCGCGATGTGGCCGCCGCCCTTGAGGTCTGGAAGGCCGATGGCGACATCGACGCGCTGTACAATTCGCTGTTCCGCGAACTGCTGACCTACATGCTTGAGGATCCGCGCAATATCGGCTCCTGCACGCACCTCCTGTTCTGCGCCAAGAACCTGGAGCGGATCGGCGACCACGCCACCAATATCGCCGAGACGATCCACTACATCGTCACCGGCACCGCGCTCGCCGAGGAGCGCCCCAAGCTCGACACGACGATCTTCGGCGCGGGCAACTGA
- the phoB gene encoding phosphate regulon transcriptional regulator PhoB, whose protein sequence is MTARIMVVEDEEAITVLLRYNLEAEGYRVEVVGRGDEAEVRLREAVPDLMLLDWMLPGLSGIELCRRLRLRAETERLPVIMLTARGEEGERVRGLATGADDYIVKPFSVPELLARVRALLRRAKPEHLSSLLKSGDIELDRETRRVHRAGREINLGPTEFRLLEFLMQSPGRVYTREQLLDGVWGRDVYIDERTVDVHIGRLRKAIRRGREPDPIRTVRGSGYAFNERFAGTVAA, encoded by the coding sequence ATGACGGCACGCATCATGGTGGTGGAAGACGAAGAGGCCATCACCGTCCTCCTGCGCTACAATCTGGAAGCCGAAGGCTACCGGGTGGAGGTGGTCGGGCGCGGTGACGAGGCTGAGGTGCGGCTGCGCGAGGCGGTGCCCGATCTCATGCTGCTCGACTGGATGCTGCCGGGCCTGTCAGGCATCGAACTCTGCCGCCGCCTGCGTCTGCGGGCCGAGACCGAGCGTCTTCCAGTGATCATGCTGACTGCGCGCGGCGAGGAGGGCGAGCGCGTGCGCGGGCTTGCCACCGGCGCCGACGACTACATCGTCAAGCCGTTCTCCGTGCCGGAGCTGCTGGCCCGCGTCAGGGCGCTGCTCCGCCGCGCCAAGCCGGAACATCTGTCCAGCCTGTTGAAATCCGGCGATATCGAACTCGACCGCGAGACGCGCCGGGTGCATCGCGCCGGGCGCGAGATCAATCTCGGGCCGACCGAGTTCCGCCTGCTCGAGTTCCTGATGCAGTCGCCCGGCCGCGTCTATACCCGCGAGCAGCTGCTCGACGGCGTCTGGGGCCGCGACGTCTATATCGACGAGCGGACGGTGGACGTTCACATCGGCCGGTTGCGCAAGGCGATCCGCCGTGGGCGCGAGCCTGATCCGATCCGCACCGTGCGTGGCTCCGGCTATGCGTTCAACGAACGGTTCGCGGGAACGGTTGCGGCCTGA
- a CDS encoding ABC-F family ATP-binding cassette domain-containing protein, with product MAPPLLQLQAIHLTFGGTPLLTSADLSVEAGDRLALVGRNGSGKSTLLKIAAGLVEPDGGTRFAQPGATIRYLLQEPDLSAFDTTLAYVEAGLGPSDDLYRARMLLNDLGLTGEEGTASLSGGEAKRAALACALAPEPDILILDEPTNHLDLPAIEWLEKAIKASRSAIVMISHDRRFLENLSRATVWLDRGETRRLDKGFGFFEAWRDEVLEQEEMAQHKLDRQINREEHWLRYGVSARRKRNVRRLGNLLGLRKDFREHRKAVGNVSMVVSEAEASGKRIVEARGISKSFGDRKIVDDLTIRILRGDRLGLVGPNGAGKTTLVRMLTGTLEPDEGTVKLGANLLMATLDQKREELDPATPLAEALTRGRGDYVTINGENRHVIGYMKDFLFTPEQKGTPVGVLSGGERGRLLLARGLASPANVLVLDEPTNDLDLETLDLLQEMLTDFPGTVILVSHDRDFLDRVCTSVLVSEGEGHWVEYAGGYSDMVAQRGAGVQARKVEAAAKAAAPAAASAPAASADAGKRKLTFREKHDLDSLPGRMEALGRDIAKLQAILADPALFTRDRPAFDKASAALTKAQGELQAAEDRWLELEMLKESLEA from the coding sequence ATGGCTCCTCCTCTTCTGCAATTGCAGGCTATCCACCTCACCTTTGGCGGCACACCGCTCCTGACCTCCGCCGACTTGTCGGTCGAAGCGGGCGACCGGCTGGCGCTTGTCGGCCGCAATGGCTCGGGCAAATCGACCCTGCTCAAGATCGCCGCGGGGCTGGTCGAGCCGGACGGCGGCACGCGCTTCGCCCAGCCCGGTGCGACCATCCGCTATCTCCTGCAGGAGCCGGATCTCTCGGCCTTCGACACGACACTTGCCTATGTCGAGGCGGGGCTGGGCCCAAGCGACGACCTCTATCGCGCGCGCATGCTGCTGAACGATCTCGGCCTGACCGGCGAGGAGGGCACGGCCTCGTTGTCCGGCGGCGAAGCCAAGCGCGCGGCGCTTGCCTGCGCGCTCGCGCCCGAGCCCGACATTCTGATTCTCGACGAGCCGACCAACCATCTCGACCTGCCGGCGATTGAATGGCTGGAAAAGGCGATCAAGGCCTCGCGCTCGGCCATCGTCATGATCAGCCACGACCGGCGCTTCCTGGAAAATCTGTCGCGCGCCACGGTCTGGCTCGATCGCGGCGAGACGCGCCGACTCGACAAGGGCTTCGGCTTCTTCGAGGCCTGGCGCGACGAGGTGCTGGAGCAGGAGGAAATGGCCCAGCACAAGCTCGATCGGCAGATCAACCGCGAGGAGCACTGGCTGCGCTACGGCGTGTCGGCCAGGCGCAAGCGCAATGTCCGCCGTCTCGGCAATCTGCTGGGCCTGCGCAAGGATTTCCGCGAGCACCGCAAGGCGGTTGGCAATGTCTCCATGGTGGTGTCGGAAGCCGAGGCCTCCGGCAAGCGCATCGTCGAGGCGCGCGGCATCTCCAAGAGCTTCGGCGACCGCAAGATCGTCGACGATCTGACCATCCGCATCCTGCGCGGCGACCGGTTGGGACTGGTCGGCCCGAATGGCGCCGGCAAGACGACGCTGGTACGCATGCTCACCGGCACGCTGGAGCCCGACGAGGGCACGGTGAAGCTTGGCGCCAACCTGTTGATGGCGACGCTTGACCAGAAGCGCGAGGAGCTCGATCCGGCGACACCGCTCGCCGAGGCGCTGACCCGCGGGCGCGGCGACTATGTGACGATCAACGGCGAGAACCGCCATGTGATCGGCTACATGAAGGACTTCCTGTTCACGCCCGAGCAGAAGGGCACGCCGGTCGGCGTTCTCTCCGGCGGCGAGCGCGGCAGGCTCCTGCTGGCGCGCGGCCTCGCTAGCCCCGCCAATGTTCTGGTGCTCGACGAGCCGACCAATGATCTCGATCTCGAGACGCTCGATCTCCTGCAGGAAATGCTGACCGATTTCCCCGGCACCGTGATCCTGGTCTCCCATGACCGCGACTTCCTCGACCGGGTCTGCACCTCCGTGCTGGTCAGCGAGGGCGAGGGCCACTGGGTCGAATATGCCGGCGGCTACTCCGACATGGTGGCGCAGCGCGGCGCGGGTGTTCAGGCCCGTAAGGTGGAAGCGGCCGCCAAGGCGGCGGCACCGGCCGCTGCTTCGGCTCCAGCGGCTTCGGCAGATGCCGGCAAGCGCAAGCTCACCTTCCGTGAGAAGCACGATCTCGACAGCCTGCCGGGCCGCATGGAAGCGCTTGGCCGCGACATCGCCAAACTGCAGGCGATCCTCGCCGATCCCGCCCTGTTCACCCGCGACCGCCCGGCCTTCGACAAGGCCTCGGCTGCGCTGACCAAGGCGCAGGGCGAATTGCAGGCGGCCGAAGACCGCTGGCTGGAGCTGGAAATGCTGAAGGAGAGCCTGGAGGCGTGA
- a CDS encoding NAD(P)H-dependent oxidoreductase: MRMLVVYCHPCSESFTAAVRDRAVAALGEAGHDVRLLDLHAMDFEAVMSAEERRGYHTVGDNEAPIAEHLAALRWCEGLLFVYPTWWYGLPAMLKGWLDRVWIPHATFRMPVPGKPIGRVLTNIRFIGAISTLGSPWWWWKFWMSEPGRRTLLRGLPPLVAPKCRTLWLALHRMDSASYGQREAFLAKVEKAMGKVR, from the coding sequence ATGCGCATGCTTGTCGTCTATTGCCACCCCTGTTCCGAGAGCTTCACCGCTGCCGTGCGTGACCGTGCGGTGGCAGCGCTGGGCGAGGCCGGCCATGATGTCCGGCTTCTCGATCTCCACGCCATGGACTTCGAGGCGGTGATGAGCGCCGAGGAGCGCCGCGGCTATCACACGGTGGGCGACAACGAGGCCCCGATTGCCGAGCACCTGGCGGCGCTGCGCTGGTGCGAGGGCCTGCTCTTCGTCTATCCGACCTGGTGGTATGGACTCCCCGCCATGCTGAAGGGCTGGCTCGACCGGGTCTGGATCCCGCATGCCACCTTCCGCATGCCTGTGCCTGGCAAGCCGATCGGCCGAGTTCTCACCAATATCCGGTTCATCGGGGCGATCTCGACGCTCGGCTCACCCTGGTGGTGGTGGAAATTCTGGATGTCGGAGCCGGGACGGCGCACCCTGCTGCGCGGCCTGCCACCGCTGGTGGCGCCGAAATGCCGGACATTGTGGCTGGCGCTTCACCGGATGGATTCGGCGAGCTACGGACAGCGCGAGGCGTTTCTGGCGAAGGTCGAGAAGGCGATGGGGAAGGTGAGGTAG
- a CDS encoding ribose-phosphate pyrophosphokinase: protein MSRKPGIKIVSGNSNRPLAEAIGAYLQTPLTKASVRRFADMEIFVEIQENVRGEDVYIVQSTSFPTNDHLMELLIICDALRRSSAKRISAVIPYFGYARQDRRSGSRTPISAKLVANLITQAGADRVMTLDLHAGQIQGFFDIPTDNLFAAPLLAKDIKDNRDIADVMVVSPDVGGVVRARALAKRIDAQLAIVDKRRERPGESEVMNVIGDVEGKSCILVDDIVDSGGTLVNAAEALLARGAKDVSAYITHGVLSGGAVARITASKLKELVITDSILPTEAVRVARNIRTLSVASLIGEAIARTATEESVSSLFD, encoded by the coding sequence ATGTCGAGAAAACCCGGGATCAAGATCGTTTCCGGCAACTCCAACCGACCGCTCGCCGAAGCGATCGGCGCCTATCTGCAGACGCCGCTGACCAAGGCATCAGTCAGGCGGTTCGCCGATATGGAGATTTTTGTCGAAATCCAGGAAAACGTGCGCGGCGAGGACGTCTATATCGTCCAGTCGACCTCGTTCCCGACCAATGACCACCTGATGGAGTTGCTGATCATCTGCGATGCGCTGCGCCGCTCCTCGGCCAAGCGCATCTCGGCGGTTATCCCCTATTTCGGCTATGCCCGCCAGGACCGCCGCTCCGGTTCGCGCACGCCGATCTCCGCCAAGCTGGTCGCCAATCTGATCACCCAGGCCGGTGCCGACCGCGTGATGACGCTGGATCTCCATGCCGGCCAGATCCAGGGCTTCTTCGACATTCCGACCGACAACCTCTTCGCGGCGCCGCTGCTCGCCAAGGACATCAAGGACAACCGCGACATCGCCGATGTGATGGTCGTGTCGCCCGATGTCGGCGGCGTGGTGCGCGCCCGTGCGCTCGCCAAGCGCATCGATGCCCAGCTCGCCATCGTCGACAAGCGCCGCGAGCGCCCCGGCGAGAGCGAGGTGATGAATGTCATCGGCGATGTCGAGGGCAAGAGCTGCATCCTCGTCGACGACATCGTCGATTCCGGCGGCACGCTGGTGAACGCGGCTGAAGCCCTGCTCGCTCGCGGCGCCAAGGATGTCTCGGCCTATATCACCCACGGCGTTCTGTCGGGTGGCGCGGTGGCCCGCATCACCGCCTCCAAGCTCAAGGAACTGGTGATCACCGATTCGATCCTGCCGACCGAGGCTGTCAGGGTTGCGCGCAACATCCGCACCCTGTCGGTTGCCAGCCTGATCGGCGAGGCGATCGCCCGCACCGCGACGGAAGAGAGCGTGTCGAGCCTGTTCGACTGA
- the pgeF gene encoding peptidoglycan editing factor PgeF gives MFVTSSDLSGLTGIRHAFFTREGGVSGGIYGSLNAGLGSNDDPAHVRENRRRMTEALGVAEDGLISCFQIHSPNVVIAETPHDGGDRPRADAVVTRVPGIACGVASADCGPVLFADEAAGVVGAAHAGWKGAIGGVLEATIAAMEGLGADRTRIRTAIGPLIRQPSYEVGQGFVDQFVAADAGYVRFFSAGKPGHAQFDLPGFIAHRLRLAGVGSVDDLGLDTYPDADRFFSYRRTTHRGEPDYGRHIAAITLAAR, from the coding sequence ATGTTCGTCACCTCCTCCGATCTCTCAGGCCTCACCGGCATCCGCCACGCCTTCTTCACCCGTGAGGGGGGCGTGTCGGGTGGCATCTATGGCTCGCTCAATGCCGGCCTCGGCTCGAACGACGACCCAGCCCATGTCCGCGAGAATCGCCGGCGCATGACGGAAGCCCTCGGCGTGGCCGAGGATGGGCTGATCTCCTGTTTCCAGATCCATTCGCCGAATGTGGTGATCGCCGAGACGCCGCATGACGGTGGCGACCGCCCGCGCGCCGATGCGGTGGTGACCAGGGTGCCCGGCATCGCCTGTGGCGTCGCCTCAGCCGATTGCGGCCCCGTTCTGTTCGCCGATGAGGCCGCCGGCGTCGTCGGTGCCGCCCATGCCGGCTGGAAAGGCGCCATCGGCGGCGTGCTGGAGGCGACGATTGCCGCCATGGAGGGGCTCGGAGCAGACCGCACCCGCATCCGCACCGCCATCGGCCCGCTGATCCGCCAGCCGAGCTACGAGGTCGGGCAGGGCTTCGTCGACCAGTTCGTCGCGGCCGATGCCGGCTATGTCCGCTTCTTCTCAGCCGGCAAGCCGGGACATGCCCAGTTCGACCTGCCGGGCTTCATCGCCCATCGGCTGAGGCTGGCCGGCGTCGGATCGGTGGATGACCTGGGCCTCGATACCTATCCGGACGCCGACCGATTCTTCTCCTATCGCCGCACCACCCATCGCGGCGAGCCGGATTATGGCCGGCATATCGCGGCGATCACGCTGGCTGCGCGGTAG
- a CDS encoding N-carbamoyl-D-amino-acid hydrolase: protein MSRIVTVGAAQMGAIQRADSRAAVVKRMIELMRQAAAHGCDVVVYPELTLTTFFPRWFMENQDEIDTFFEREMPSNETAPLFNEAARLGIGFSFGYAELTPEGRHFNTSLIVDKTGRQVGKYRKIHLPGHREPEPWRAFQHLEKRYFEVGDLSWGVWNAFGGLAGMMICNDRRWPESYRVMGLQGVEMIFVGYNTPRHNPPAPDHDRLSEFHNQLVLQAGAYQNGTWVVGVGKCGVEEGCEMIGATSIVAPTGEIIGQSLTQEDELVIARCDLDLTKSYKATTFNFDLHREPDQYRRIVEQKGVIRPSAD from the coding sequence ATGAGCCGCATCGTCACCGTCGGCGCCGCCCAGATGGGCGCCATTCAACGCGCCGACAGCCGTGCGGCCGTCGTCAAGCGCATGATCGAACTGATGCGGCAGGCGGCCGCCCATGGCTGCGACGTCGTCGTCTATCCCGAACTGACGCTGACCACGTTCTTTCCCCGCTGGTTCATGGAAAACCAGGACGAGATCGACACGTTCTTCGAGCGCGAAATGCCGTCGAACGAGACTGCGCCGCTGTTCAACGAGGCGGCCAGGCTCGGCATCGGGTTCTCGTTCGGCTATGCCGAGCTGACGCCTGAGGGTCGGCATTTCAACACGTCACTGATCGTCGACAAGACGGGACGGCAGGTTGGGAAATACCGCAAGATCCATCTGCCGGGCCATCGCGAGCCTGAGCCGTGGCGCGCCTTCCAGCATCTGGAGAAGCGCTATTTCGAGGTGGGCGATCTCTCCTGGGGTGTCTGGAACGCCTTTGGCGGCCTTGCGGGCATGATGATCTGCAATGACCGGCGCTGGCCGGAGAGCTATCGCGTCATGGGGCTGCAGGGCGTCGAGATGATCTTCGTTGGCTACAACACGCCGCGCCACAATCCGCCGGCGCCCGATCACGACCGTCTCAGCGAGTTCCACAACCAGCTGGTGCTGCAGGCCGGTGCCTATCAGAACGGCACCTGGGTGGTCGGCGTCGGCAAATGCGGCGTCGAGGAAGGCTGCGAGATGATCGGGGCCACCTCCATCGTGGCCCCCACCGGCGAGATCATCGGGCAGTCGCTGACGCAAGAGGATGAACTCGTTATCGCGCGCTGCGATCTCGATCTCACCAAGAGCTACAAGGCGACGACCTTCAATTTCGACCTGCACCGCGAGCCGGACCAGTATCGCCGGATCGTCGAGCAGAAGGGCGTGATCCGGCCCTCGGCCGATTGA
- a CDS encoding diaminopropionate ammonia-lyase, which translates to MIIDIPASGARLLPNPLLDRAKPYGPAEQAILSLAGARKAHATIRAWDGYTPTPLKSLGSIARDTGVAQVMYKHEGKRFELKSFKAMGGAYAVQRLVEQRGSAEGLTVTCATDGNHGRAVAWGARRLGVKAVIYVHEHVSQGRADAIAAFGAEVRRAPGNYDDAVRAAAVAAEENGWTIVSDTSWPGYDIIPRDVMQGYAVLALEAEVQGPVPTHIFVQGGVGGLAAGILSYHWETRGARRPVVVVVEPDKADCLFVSAKAGRWTTVGGDLDTIMAGLACGEPSELAWALLAPGADAYETIPDARAADTMRRLADLGIAAGESGVAGLAGFISLAGDEAARVALGIDATSRILCFGTEGATDPVIYRDIVGREAAEVEGRPA; encoded by the coding sequence ATGATCATCGACATTCCCGCAAGCGGCGCACGCCTGCTGCCGAACCCGCTTCTCGACCGGGCGAAGCCCTATGGACCGGCCGAGCAGGCGATCCTGTCACTGGCCGGCGCCCGGAAGGCCCATGCCACCATCCGCGCGTGGGACGGCTACACGCCGACGCCGCTCAAGAGCCTCGGCTCGATTGCCCGCGACACCGGCGTGGCGCAGGTCATGTACAAGCACGAGGGCAAGCGCTTCGAGCTGAAGAGCTTCAAGGCCATGGGCGGCGCCTATGCCGTGCAGCGTCTCGTCGAGCAGCGCGGATCGGCCGAAGGGCTCACGGTCACCTGCGCCACCGATGGCAATCACGGCCGCGCGGTGGCCTGGGGCGCGCGCAGGCTGGGCGTGAAGGCCGTGATCTATGTCCATGAACATGTGAGCCAGGGCCGGGCCGACGCCATTGCCGCTTTCGGGGCCGAGGTGCGCCGCGCGCCGGGCAACTACGACGATGCTGTCAGGGCCGCTGCCGTTGCGGCTGAAGAGAATGGCTGGACCATCGTCTCGGACACGTCCTGGCCCGGCTACGACATCATCCCGCGCGACGTGATGCAGGGCTATGCCGTGCTGGCGCTGGAGGCCGAGGTCCAGGGGCCGGTGCCGACCCATATCTTCGTGCAGGGCGGCGTCGGCGGGCTCGCCGCCGGTATCCTCTCCTATCACTGGGAGACGCGCGGGGCCCGGCGCCCGGTGGTCGTTGTGGTGGAGCCTGACAAGGCGGACTGCCTGTTCGTCAGCGCCAAAGCCGGGCGGTGGACGACGGTTGGCGGCGATCTCGACACGATCATGGCGGGGCTTGCCTGCGGAGAACCCTCCGAACTCGCATGGGCGCTGCTGGCGCCCGGCGCCGATGCCTATGAGACGATCCCCGATGCGCGCGCTGCCGACACGATGCGGCGTCTCGCCGATCTCGGCATCGCGGCCGGTGAATCCGGTGTCGCCGGCCTTGCCGGCTTCATCAGTCTGGCAGGCGATGAAGCCGCCCGCGTGGCGCTTGGGATCGACGCCACATCGCGCATCCTGTGCTTCGGCACGGAAGGTGCAACCGACCCCGTCATCTATCGCGACATTGTCGGCCGCGAGGCCGCAGAGGTTGAAGGACGCCCCGCATGA
- a CDS encoding M81 family metallopeptidase, whose translation MRLFAASLATETNTFSPIPTSEESYFTCFTARPGEHPDEPSLCTAPLWVARRRAQQEGFTLIEGSCFFAQPAGPTTKRAFETLRDEILGQLKAAMPVDGVLLGLHGAMVADGYDDCEGDLLERVRAIVGPSCVIGVELDPHCHLTLKRVGLADVIVLFKEYPHVDIVPRAEELLTLVLKTIRGEIKPTVSLYDCRQIAFYPTTSEPNTSFVTRMKALEGKDGVLSVSFGHGFPHADVPEMGSRMLVYTDNAKAAGDALATKLGQEIIALRGKTAPPNLDFLDALDQALATDTSKGPAIIAEPADNAGGGSASDNTMSLKELIRRDLKNVAVAPMWDPVAVTFCHAVGVGGRLRLRLGGKTSELSGDPVDADCEVLGIAKDCFQSFGDARAAVGDLAAVRIGGIDLIINSNRCQALGRELFTLAGLDPSKYDLLVLKSAQHFQAAYGPIASKVFYSETQGPSSQRYENHPYTRVQRPLYPMEHTEGRLLV comes from the coding sequence ATGCGCCTGTTCGCCGCCAGCCTCGCCACCGAGACGAATACGTTTTCCCCGATACCGACCTCGGAGGAGAGCTATTTCACCTGCTTCACGGCAAGGCCCGGCGAACATCCCGACGAGCCGTCGCTCTGCACGGCACCTCTCTGGGTGGCGCGCCGGCGCGCGCAGCAGGAAGGCTTCACTCTGATCGAGGGCTCATGCTTCTTTGCACAGCCCGCCGGTCCCACCACGAAGCGCGCCTTCGAGACCCTGCGCGACGAGATCCTCGGCCAGTTGAAGGCCGCCATGCCGGTCGATGGCGTGCTGCTCGGCCTGCACGGTGCCATGGTCGCCGACGGCTATGACGATTGCGAGGGTGACCTCCTGGAGCGCGTGCGCGCCATTGTCGGTCCCTCATGCGTGATCGGCGTCGAGCTCGACCCGCACTGCCACCTCACCTTGAAGCGCGTCGGCCTCGCCGACGTCATCGTGCTGTTCAAGGAATATCCGCATGTCGACATAGTGCCGCGCGCGGAGGAGCTGCTGACGCTGGTGCTGAAGACCATCCGCGGCGAGATCAAGCCGACGGTCTCGCTCTATGATTGCCGGCAGATCGCCTTTTATCCGACGACCTCCGAGCCCAACACGTCCTTTGTCACCCGCATGAAGGCGCTGGAAGGCAAGGACGGCGTGCTGTCGGTGTCCTTCGGCCATGGGTTCCCCCATGCCGACGTGCCGGAAATGGGCTCGCGCATGCTGGTCTATACCGACAATGCGAAGGCGGCCGGCGACGCTCTCGCCACGAAGCTCGGCCAGGAGATCATCGCGTTGCGCGGCAAGACCGCGCCGCCCAATCTCGACTTTCTCGATGCGCTGGACCAGGCGCTTGCCACCGACACCTCGAAGGGCCCGGCGATCATCGCCGAACCGGCTGACAATGCCGGTGGTGGCTCGGCTTCCGACAACACGATGTCGCTGAAGGAGCTGATCCGGCGCGACCTGAAGAACGTGGCCGTAGCCCCGATGTGGGATCCGGTTGCCGTGACGTTCTGCCATGCGGTCGGGGTCGGCGGGCGCCTGCGTCTCAGGCTCGGCGGCAAGACATCCGAGCTCTCCGGCGATCCCGTCGATGCCGATTGCGAAGTGCTGGGGATCGCCAAGGACTGCTTCCAGTCCTTCGGCGACGCGCGCGCAGCTGTCGGCGACCTTGCCGCTGTGCGGATCGGCGGCATCGATCTCATCATCAACTCGAACCGCTGCCAGGCCCTGGGACGAGAACTCTTCACGCTCGCCGGCCTCGACCCATCCAAATACGACCTACTGGTCCTGAAGTCGGCTCAGCACTTCCAGGCCGCCTATGGTCCCATCGCGTCGAAGGTCTTCTATTCGGAGACTCAAGGGCCCTCGTCGCAGCGCTACGAGAACCACCCCTATACCCGCGTCCAGCGGCCGCTCTATCCGATGGAGCACACCGAAGGGCGGCTTCTGGTGTGA